The following coding sequences lie in one Colius striatus isolate bColStr4 chromosome 14, bColStr4.1.hap1, whole genome shotgun sequence genomic window:
- the AGRP gene encoding agouti-related protein, which yields MLQGLLLCCGLLQGLQAALAADLGCGPLQKASGAVEGPDRGRYASLRHRTRETPTLPAALPRLGLQQMALEVQEADSDLVQSPGVPEPQASAAELQAGDRQERSPRRCVRLLESCLGQQLPCCDPCATCYCRFFNAVCYCRKISSSSPCGKN from the exons atgctgcaggggctgctgctgtgctgtgggctgctgcagggcctcCAGGCCGCGCTGGCTGCCGACCTGGGCTGTGGGCCGCTGCAGAAGGCGAGCGGGGCTGTGGAGGGGCCGGACAGAGGCCGCTACGCCAGCCTGCGCCACAGGACCAGGGAGACCCCCACGCTGCCAGCAG CTctccccaggctggggctgcagcagatgGCCCTGGAGGTCCAAGAAGCTGACAGTGACCTTGTGCAGAGCCCTGGCGTGCCGGAGCCACAG GCATCGGcggcagagctgcaggctggggACCGGCAGGAACGCTCGCCCCGCCGCTGCGTCCGCCTGCTGGAGTcctgcctggggcagcagctcccctgctGCGACCCCTGCGCCACCTGCTACTGCCGCTTCTTCAACGCCGTTTGCTACTGCAGGAaaatcagcagcagctccccctGCGGCAAGAACTAG